Proteins co-encoded in one Arthrobacter sp. ERGS1:01 genomic window:
- a CDS encoding TerC family protein: protein MPTLPVWFEIGSFAVLGIILLADLLLVMKRPHIPSMKESGLWVGFYVTLALIFAALLFVFTGPEYGSQFVAGWVTEYSLSIDNLFVFIIIMARFAVPRAYQQGVLMVGIVIALILRGIFIMVGAVVIEQFSWIFYVFGAFLLWTAWKQATEKHDDAGEEPAKDNAIIRIVRKFIPMTDRYDGTKLRTKIDGKKIFTPMLVVFVTIGLTDLLFAVDSIPAIFGLTQSAFIVFTANIFALMGLRQLYFLLGGLMDRLVYLKHALSVILAFIGIKLVFHAMHVNELPFINGGHPIHWVPDISTFASLAVILGTLIVAVVASLLSPAGRAAAAEAKAAKETLEA from the coding sequence ATGCCTACTTTGCCCGTCTGGTTCGAGATCGGCTCCTTTGCCGTCTTGGGCATCATCCTGCTCGCCGACCTTTTGTTGGTCATGAAGCGCCCGCACATCCCCTCCATGAAGGAATCCGGCCTGTGGGTCGGCTTCTACGTGACCCTGGCGCTGATCTTCGCGGCCCTGCTGTTCGTATTCACGGGCCCCGAGTACGGCAGCCAGTTCGTGGCCGGCTGGGTCACCGAATACAGCCTGAGCATTGACAACCTGTTCGTGTTCATCATCATCATGGCCCGCTTCGCCGTTCCCCGCGCCTACCAGCAGGGCGTGCTCATGGTGGGTATCGTGATCGCGCTGATCCTGCGCGGCATCTTCATCATGGTGGGCGCCGTCGTCATTGAGCAGTTCAGCTGGATCTTCTACGTCTTCGGCGCCTTCCTGCTGTGGACCGCCTGGAAGCAGGCCACCGAGAAGCACGACGACGCCGGCGAGGAACCCGCCAAGGACAACGCGATCATCCGGATTGTCCGCAAGTTCATCCCGATGACGGATCGCTACGACGGCACCAAGCTGCGCACCAAGATCGACGGCAAGAAGATCTTCACCCCCATGCTGGTCGTGTTCGTCACGATCGGCCTGACGGACCTGTTGTTCGCCGTTGACTCCATCCCGGCCATCTTCGGCCTGACCCAGAGCGCCTTCATCGTCTTCACGGCCAACATCTTCGCCTTGATGGGCCTGCGCCAGCTGTACTTCCTGCTCGGCGGCCTGATGGACCGGCTCGTCTACCTCAAGCACGCACTGTCCGTCATCCTGGCGTTCATCGGCATCAAGCTCGTCTTCCATGCCATGCACGTGAATGAACTGCCGTTCATCAACGGCGGCCACCCGATCCACTGGGTTCCGGACATCTCCACGTTCGCTTCGCTGGCCGTCATCCTCGGCACGCTCATCGTCGCCGTCGTCGCCAGCCTGCTGAGCCCGGCGGGCCGTGCCGCAGCCGCGGAGGCAAAGGCCGCCAAGGAAACCCTGGAGGCATAG
- a CDS encoding alpha/beta fold hydrolase, giving the protein MRDHWFSAPLDHANPDGPAITLFARELFDPAKGGEKVPWLLFLQGGPGGRGNRPLGLGGWLGEAAKSFRILMLDQRGTGLSTPASRQTLPLVGDVAAQADYLAHFRATDIVADAELIRRELGSDPWSIFGQSYGGFCALTYLSFAPEGLKEVLVTGGLGPLTGPADQVYEATFGRLLARNAEYFARYPQDRELFTRLMRHVVKVSEHLPTGERLTPERLQMLGNYFGGNTRIDALHYLLEDAFVPTPDGDRLSDVFLAQVSAQVSRAANPLYAVMHESIYVQGEASNWAAARVLAERPEFHPDVAEPLLTGEAVYPWYFEQDPALVPLRELAELLAARTDGWGALYDVEQLGRNTVPVAAAVYSDDIYVDRDISLATAASVQGLHVWETADFHHDGIADDGEGIFARLLSEVRTPQG; this is encoded by the coding sequence ATGCGCGACCACTGGTTCAGCGCCCCCCTTGACCACGCCAACCCCGACGGTCCCGCCATCACCCTCTTCGCCCGGGAGCTCTTCGACCCGGCCAAGGGCGGCGAGAAGGTGCCGTGGCTGTTGTTCCTGCAGGGCGGCCCGGGCGGTCGCGGCAACCGGCCGCTGGGCCTCGGCGGCTGGCTGGGCGAGGCGGCCAAGAGCTTCCGGATCCTCATGCTGGACCAGCGCGGCACGGGGCTTTCCACGCCCGCCTCGCGGCAGACCCTGCCCCTCGTGGGCGACGTTGCCGCGCAGGCCGATTACCTCGCGCACTTCCGCGCCACCGATATCGTGGCCGACGCCGAGCTGATCCGCCGCGAGCTGGGCTCGGACCCGTGGAGCATCTTTGGCCAAAGCTACGGCGGCTTCTGCGCCCTGACGTACCTCTCTTTTGCCCCCGAGGGGTTGAAGGAGGTGCTGGTCACCGGCGGTTTGGGACCGCTGACCGGTCCGGCCGACCAGGTCTACGAGGCAACGTTTGGTCGCCTGCTGGCCCGCAACGCCGAATACTTTGCCCGCTACCCGCAGGACAGGGAGCTCTTCACCCGGCTCATGCGCCACGTGGTCAAGGTGAGCGAGCACCTCCCCACGGGTGAACGCCTCACCCCCGAACGGCTCCAAATGCTGGGCAACTACTTTGGCGGCAACACCCGGATCGACGCCCTCCACTACCTGCTGGAGGATGCGTTTGTCCCAACGCCCGACGGCGACCGGCTCTCCGACGTCTTCCTGGCCCAGGTTTCCGCTCAGGTGAGCCGTGCGGCCAACCCGCTCTATGCGGTCATGCACGAGTCCATCTACGTCCAGGGCGAGGCCAGCAACTGGGCCGCCGCCCGCGTCCTGGCAGAGCGCCCGGAGTTCCACCCCGACGTGGCCGAGCCGCTGCTGACCGGCGAGGCAGTGTACCCCTGGTACTTCGAGCAGGACCCGGCGCTGGTGCCGCTGCGTGAGCTGGCGGAACTGCTCGCGGCCCGCACGGACGGCTGGGGCGCCCTCTACGACGTCGAACAGCTTGGCCGCAACACGGTTCCCGTGGCCGCCGCCGTGTACTCGGACGACATCTACGTGGACCGCGACATCTCGCTCGCAACCGCCGCCTCAGTCCAGGGCCTGCACGTCTGGGAGACCGCCGACTTCCACCACGACGGCATTGCCGACGACGGCGAGGGCATCTTTGCGCGCCTGCTCAGCGAGGTCCGCACCCCGCAGGGCTAA
- a CDS encoding GNAT family N-acetyltransferase, translated as MSLIRTAIPADVPAILGMIHDLAVYEKEPDAVKNTEEMLHASLFGDNPQVFVHVVDSPEAGEPIAGFALWFLNYSTWEGKLGIHLEDLYVRPEARGGGHGKALLRTLAGIAVERGYARVEWSVLDWNTPAIDFYKSLGAESMDGWHVYRLDGAALGSFGGTAAAASEARA; from the coding sequence ATGAGTTTGATTCGAACCGCGATACCCGCCGATGTCCCCGCCATCCTTGGCATGATCCACGACCTGGCCGTCTATGAAAAAGAGCCGGACGCCGTGAAGAACACCGAGGAGATGCTCCACGCCTCCCTCTTTGGCGACAACCCGCAGGTCTTTGTCCACGTGGTGGACAGCCCCGAGGCCGGCGAGCCCATCGCGGGCTTCGCCCTGTGGTTCCTGAACTACTCCACGTGGGAGGGCAAGCTCGGCATCCACTTGGAGGACCTGTATGTCCGCCCGGAGGCCCGCGGCGGCGGCCACGGCAAGGCGCTGCTGCGCACTCTGGCCGGGATCGCCGTGGAACGCGGCTATGCACGGGTGGAATGGAGTGTTCTGGACTGGAACACCCCCGCCATCGACTTCTACAAATCGCTGGGTGCCGAATCCATGGACGGCTGGCACGTGTACCGCCTGGACGGTGCGGCCCTGGGTTCCTTCGGCGGCACCGCAGCTGCCGCTTCGGAGGCCCGCGCGTGA
- a CDS encoding DEAD/DEAH box helicase yields the protein MNLLEQLSGLDAKTSSDDDVLEAFLEWTMDRGLELYPAQEDAAIELVSGNNVILSTPTGSGKSMVAIAAHFNAMARGAASYYTAPIKALVSEKFFALCEIFGAENVGMVTGDSSVNQDAPIICCTAEILANIALREGENADVGVVIMDEFHYYADPQRGWAWQLPLLELPQSQFLLMSATLGDVSRFERELTELTNRTTTTVSSGERPIPLHYYYVQTGVHESLEELLATKQVPVYVVHFSQAEAIDRAQNLMSVNVCTREEKDKIGELIAGFRFSAGFGKTLNRLVRHGIGVHHAGMLPKYRRLVEQLAQAGLLKVICGTDTLGVGINVPIRTVLLTALSKYDGVRTRVLQVREFQQIAGRAGRAGYDTAGTVIVQAPDHVIENTKAMAKAVAKFGDDQKKLRQVVKKKPQQGFVSWGEPTFNRLAESVPEPLTSSFTITHAMLLNLLERPGDPFAAAKKLLTENHESPAAQRRLIRKALGIYRELLGAGIIERIPADELESDGRTVRLTMHLQMNFALNQPLSPFALAALELLDPESPSYALDVISVIESTLEKPRQILAAQLKRARTEKVAAMKSEGIEYDERMAILDEVTYAMPLGELLFGAFEVYRKAAPWVGDFELSPKSIIRDLYERAMNFGEYVQYYSLARSEGIVLRYLTDAYKALRQTVPQDALREDLQDIISWLGELVRQVDSSLLDEWEKMTNGEDEGPAAESVLPPTPPRLTDNHRAFRVMVRNEMFRRVELAADDDFEALGELDGDNGWGADRWADALDSYWDEHEFIEAGPAARGPALLQITESADSWKVRQTLADPDGNHDWSITATVDLEASNEAGSAVVVLEDFSRM from the coding sequence ATGAATCTTCTTGAACAACTCTCCGGCCTCGATGCAAAAACCTCCAGCGATGACGACGTCCTGGAGGCGTTCCTGGAATGGACCATGGACCGGGGCCTGGAGCTGTACCCCGCCCAGGAGGACGCCGCGATCGAACTGGTCAGCGGCAACAACGTGATCCTGTCCACGCCCACGGGCTCGGGCAAGTCCATGGTGGCGATTGCCGCGCACTTCAACGCCATGGCCCGCGGCGCGGCCAGCTACTACACGGCCCCCATCAAGGCGCTGGTCTCGGAAAAGTTCTTCGCCCTGTGCGAGATCTTCGGCGCCGAGAACGTCGGCATGGTCACCGGCGACTCCTCCGTGAACCAGGACGCCCCGATCATCTGCTGCACGGCCGAGATCCTGGCGAACATTGCGCTGCGGGAAGGCGAGAACGCCGACGTCGGCGTCGTCATCATGGACGAGTTCCACTACTACGCCGACCCGCAGCGCGGCTGGGCCTGGCAATTGCCGCTGCTGGAACTGCCGCAGTCGCAGTTCCTGCTCATGAGCGCCACCCTGGGCGACGTGAGCCGCTTTGAACGCGAGCTGACGGAACTGACCAACCGGACCACCACCACGGTGTCCTCCGGCGAACGCCCCATCCCGCTGCACTACTACTACGTCCAGACCGGCGTGCACGAGTCGCTGGAGGAACTGCTCGCCACGAAGCAGGTGCCCGTCTATGTGGTGCACTTCAGCCAGGCCGAGGCCATCGACAGGGCCCAGAACCTGATGAGCGTCAACGTGTGCACGCGGGAGGAAAAGGACAAGATCGGCGAACTGATCGCCGGTTTCCGTTTCTCCGCCGGCTTCGGCAAGACCCTCAACCGGCTGGTGCGGCACGGGATCGGCGTGCACCACGCCGGCATGCTGCCCAAGTACCGGCGCCTCGTGGAGCAGCTGGCCCAGGCCGGGCTGCTGAAGGTCATCTGCGGCACCGACACCCTGGGCGTGGGCATCAACGTGCCCATCCGCACCGTGCTATTGACCGCCCTGAGCAAGTACGACGGCGTCCGCACCCGCGTGCTGCAGGTCCGCGAGTTCCAGCAGATTGCCGGGCGTGCCGGCCGGGCCGGTTACGACACGGCCGGAACCGTGATCGTCCAGGCACCGGACCACGTCATTGAAAACACGAAGGCCATGGCGAAGGCGGTCGCGAAGTTCGGCGACGACCAGAAGAAGCTCCGCCAGGTGGTCAAGAAGAAGCCGCAGCAGGGCTTTGTCAGCTGGGGTGAGCCCACGTTCAACAGGCTGGCCGAATCCGTGCCCGAGCCGCTGACCTCAAGCTTCACCATCACCCACGCCATGCTGCTGAACCTGCTGGAACGCCCCGGGGACCCCTTCGCGGCCGCCAAGAAGCTGCTCACGGAAAACCACGAGTCCCCCGCCGCCCAGCGCCGGCTCATCCGCAAGGCCCTGGGCATCTACCGGGAGCTGCTGGGCGCCGGCATCATCGAGCGGATTCCCGCGGACGAGCTGGAGAGCGACGGCCGCACGGTCCGGCTCACGATGCACCTGCAGATGAACTTTGCGTTGAACCAGCCGCTCTCCCCCTTTGCGCTGGCCGCCCTGGAACTGCTGGATCCCGAATCCCCCAGCTACGCCCTGGATGTCATCTCGGTCATCGAGTCGACGCTGGAAAAGCCGCGCCAGATCCTCGCAGCGCAGCTCAAGCGGGCCCGCACCGAAAAGGTCGCGGCCATGAAGAGCGAGGGCATCGAGTACGACGAGCGCATGGCGATCCTCGACGAGGTCACGTACGCGATGCCGTTGGGCGAGCTGTTGTTTGGCGCGTTCGAGGTGTACCGGAAGGCCGCGCCGTGGGTGGGCGACTTCGAGCTGAGCCCCAAATCGATCATCCGCGACCTGTACGAACGCGCCATGAACTTTGGCGAGTACGTCCAGTACTACTCGCTGGCCCGCTCCGAGGGGATCGTGCTGCGCTACCTGACCGACGCCTACAAGGCGCTGCGCCAGACGGTTCCGCAGGATGCGCTGCGCGAGGACCTACAGGACATCATCTCCTGGCTGGGCGAGCTGGTCCGCCAGGTGGACTCCAGCCTGCTGGACGAGTGGGAGAAGATGACCAACGGCGAGGACGAAGGACCGGCCGCCGAATCCGTGCTGCCACCGACGCCGCCGCGCCTGACCGACAACCACCGCGCGTTCCGGGTCATGGTGCGCAACGAGATGTTCCGCCGGGTGGAGCTTGCCGCCGACGACGACTTCGAGGCGTTGGGCGAGCTCGACGGCGACAATGGCTGGGGTGCCGATCGCTGGGCCGACGCGCTGGACTCGTACTGGGACGAGCACGAGTTCATCGAGGCGGGCCCGGCGGCCCGCGGCCCGGCCCTGCTGCAGATCACCGAATCGGCCGATTCCTGGAAGGTCCGCCAGACGCTGGCGGACCCGGACGGCAACCACGACTGGTCGATCACGGCCACCGTGGACCTGGAGGCGTCCAACGAGGCCGGCTCCGCCGTCGTCGTGCTGGAGGACTTCAGCCGCATGTAG
- a CDS encoding trans-aconitate 2-methyltransferase → MGSNQLTWDPAKYVQFGDFRNRPFFDLTGRIAADSPRTVVDLGCGPGNLTAELARRWPGATVQGLDSSADMVSAARKPDAEPPPDLSFEVADIRSWQPGPDTDVVVSNAALQWVPGHQELMAGWLAALRPGAWLAVQVPGNFGSPSHTLMRGLAESPTWRDRLGGVLRHGDAVWEPEQYHELLLRGGARADVWETTYSQLLPGEHPVLDWVRGTGLRPVLQALTPADAAAFETEYSALLDEAYPAGEFGTVYPFRRLFMVGQKQ, encoded by the coding sequence ATGGGAAGCAATCAGCTCACGTGGGACCCGGCCAAATACGTCCAGTTCGGCGACTTCCGCAACAGGCCGTTCTTCGACCTCACCGGACGGATCGCGGCAGATTCCCCGCGCACGGTGGTGGACCTGGGCTGCGGGCCCGGGAACCTGACGGCCGAACTGGCCCGGCGATGGCCCGGCGCAACAGTGCAGGGCCTGGACAGTTCCGCGGACATGGTGTCCGCCGCCCGGAAGCCCGACGCCGAACCGCCGCCCGATCTTTCCTTCGAGGTGGCGGACATTCGCTCATGGCAGCCCGGCCCGGACACCGACGTGGTGGTCTCCAACGCGGCCCTGCAATGGGTGCCCGGCCACCAGGAGTTGATGGCCGGCTGGCTCGCGGCCCTGCGACCCGGGGCGTGGCTGGCCGTGCAGGTGCCGGGCAACTTCGGCTCGCCGTCCCACACGCTCATGCGCGGGCTCGCGGAGTCGCCCACCTGGCGGGACCGGCTCGGCGGGGTGCTGCGGCACGGGGACGCCGTGTGGGAACCCGAGCAGTATCACGAGCTCCTGCTGCGCGGCGGCGCCCGGGCGGACGTCTGGGAAACCACCTACAGCCAGCTGCTGCCGGGGGAGCACCCCGTGCTGGACTGGGTGCGCGGCACGGGCCTGCGCCCCGTGCTCCAGGCTTTGACCCCGGCCGACGCTGCGGCCTTCGAAACCGAATATTCGGCCCTCCTGGACGAGGCCTACCCGGCCGGCGAATTTGGCACGGTGTACCCCTTCCGAAGGCTCTTCATGGTGGGACAAAAACAATGA
- a CDS encoding PIG-L deacetylase family protein has protein sequence MTELSDFPQDWQRALVIVAHPDDPEYGMAAAVAQWVAVGKEVHYLLATRGEAGIAGLPPAESGPLRAEEQRRACARVGVTDLVFLDHPDGRIEEGLGLRRDFARHIRRVRPDLVLTLNHTDHWGPGRWNSADHRAVGRCVLDAVGDADNDWIFPELLEEGLAKHHVGRVAISSPHPTHAQAVDAESVEKAVASLAEHGRYLQALSADPVLEQARRQVSMVTGGGMVRFELYG, from the coding sequence ATGACCGAACTTTCCGATTTTCCGCAGGACTGGCAACGGGCGCTCGTGATCGTGGCACACCCCGACGACCCCGAATACGGCATGGCGGCCGCCGTGGCGCAGTGGGTGGCCGTGGGCAAGGAGGTGCACTACCTGCTGGCCACGCGCGGCGAGGCCGGCATCGCGGGCCTGCCACCGGCCGAATCCGGGCCCTTGCGCGCCGAGGAGCAGCGCAGGGCGTGCGCCAGGGTGGGCGTCACCGACCTGGTGTTCCTTGACCACCCCGACGGGCGGATCGAGGAGGGCCTGGGCCTGCGCCGGGACTTTGCCCGGCACATCCGCCGGGTCCGCCCCGACCTGGTCCTCACCCTGAACCACACCGACCATTGGGGTCCCGGGCGCTGGAACAGTGCCGACCACCGCGCCGTGGGCCGGTGCGTACTCGATGCCGTGGGCGACGCGGACAACGACTGGATCTTCCCCGAACTGCTCGAGGAGGGCCTGGCCAAACACCATGTGGGCCGCGTGGCCATCAGTTCCCCGCACCCCACCCACGCCCAGGCCGTTGACGCGGAAAGCGTGGAAAAGGCCGTCGCATCCCTGGCCGAGCACGGCCGCTATCTTCAGGCATTGAGCGCGGATCCGGTGCTGGAACAGGCCCGGCGGCAGGTGTCCATGGTGACCGGCGGCGGCATGGTGCGGTTCGAACTTTACGGCTAG
- a CDS encoding ABC transporter ATP-binding protein translates to MLFRLISRNLKPHKGPLVLIVVLQFLSTLGTLYLPTLNADIIDSGVVKGDIGTIFQLGGWMLLITAGQVVCAIAATYFSAYVAMGVGRQIRRDLFNKVESFSSQEVGVFGAPSLITRTTNDVQQVQMLTLMSFTLMVTAPIMCVGGIILALKQDVPLSSLLLVVLPLLVVAIALIVRKLVPTFRKVQKQLDGVNGVLREQIMGISVIRAFVRRDYEAERFATANGELTASQLRAGRLLSLMFPTIFTLVNVTSVGVLWFGGHRIDAGQMQIGSLTAFLSYILQILMSVMMAMFMFMMIPRAAVSAERIEAVLTTEPSVRDTAASVSVPKLDGELSFADVAFSYPGAEAPVVSGLNFSATPGTTTAIVGSTGSGKTTLVNLIPRLLDRTTGAISVGGYENHAVSLASLRGNIGLVPQKAYLFSGDVASNLRVGKSDATEEDMWRALKVAQAADFVSEMPGGLSAPIEQGGSNLSGGQRQRLCIARAVIADPSIYVFDDSFSALDFATDARLRAALKPVTTNATVLVVAQRISTIMHADNILVMDEGRIVGQGTHQELMAGCGTYQEIVTSQMTDEDQEHAA, encoded by the coding sequence ATGCTCTTTCGTCTGATTAGCCGCAACCTGAAACCCCACAAGGGGCCGTTGGTGTTGATTGTGGTGCTGCAGTTCCTCTCCACCCTGGGCACCTTGTACCTGCCAACCCTGAACGCCGACATCATCGATTCCGGCGTCGTCAAGGGCGACATCGGCACCATCTTCCAACTGGGCGGCTGGATGCTGCTCATCACGGCCGGCCAGGTGGTCTGTGCCATTGCCGCAACCTACTTCAGCGCCTATGTGGCCATGGGGGTGGGCCGGCAGATCCGCCGCGACCTCTTCAACAAGGTCGAGTCGTTCTCCTCCCAGGAGGTGGGCGTGTTCGGTGCGCCGTCCCTGATCACCCGCACCACCAACGACGTCCAGCAGGTCCAGATGCTCACGCTCATGAGTTTCACGCTCATGGTCACCGCGCCCATCATGTGCGTGGGCGGCATCATCCTGGCCCTGAAGCAGGATGTCCCGCTGTCCTCCCTGCTGCTCGTGGTGCTGCCGCTGCTGGTGGTGGCGATCGCGCTGATCGTGCGCAAGCTGGTCCCCACCTTCCGCAAGGTCCAAAAGCAGCTCGACGGCGTCAACGGGGTGCTGCGCGAGCAGATCATGGGCATCAGCGTCATCCGCGCCTTTGTCCGCCGCGACTACGAGGCGGAGCGTTTCGCCACGGCCAACGGCGAACTGACGGCCTCCCAGCTGCGCGCCGGCCGGCTGCTTTCGCTCATGTTCCCCACGATCTTCACGCTGGTCAACGTGACCAGCGTGGGCGTGCTGTGGTTTGGCGGGCACCGGATCGACGCCGGCCAGATGCAGATCGGCTCCCTGACGGCGTTCCTGAGCTACATCCTGCAAATCCTAATGTCCGTCATGATGGCCATGTTCATGTTCATGATGATCCCGCGTGCCGCCGTCAGTGCCGAGCGCATCGAGGCCGTGCTGACCACCGAGCCGTCGGTGCGGGACACTGCGGCGTCAGTGTCCGTGCCCAAACTTGACGGCGAGCTTTCCTTCGCCGACGTCGCGTTCAGCTACCCGGGCGCCGAGGCGCCGGTGGTGTCCGGCCTGAACTTCTCCGCAACCCCGGGTACGACGACGGCGATCGTCGGCTCCACGGGCAGCGGCAAGACCACGCTGGTGAACCTGATCCCGCGCCTCCTGGACCGCACCACGGGAGCCATCAGCGTGGGCGGCTACGAGAACCATGCCGTATCGCTCGCATCCCTGCGCGGCAACATCGGCCTGGTGCCGCAGAAGGCCTACCTGTTCTCCGGTGACGTGGCCAGCAACCTGCGCGTGGGCAAGTCCGACGCGACCGAGGAAGACATGTGGCGGGCCCTGAAGGTCGCCCAGGCCGCCGACTTCGTCAGCGAAATGCCCGGCGGGCTGTCCGCACCGATCGAACAGGGCGGCAGCAACCTCTCCGGCGGCCAGCGCCAGCGCCTGTGCATCGCCCGGGCGGTCATCGCCGACCCCAGCATTTACGTCTTCGACGACAGTTTCTCCGCCCTGGACTTCGCCACCGACGCCCGGCTCCGGGCGGCCCTGAAACCCGTCACCACCAACGCCACGGTCCTGGTGGTGGCCCAACGGATCAGCACCATCATGCACGCCGACAACATCCTCGTCATGGACGAGGGCCGGATCGTCGGGCAGGGCACGCACCAGGAGCTCATGGCCGGGTGCGGGACCTACCAGGAAATTGTCACCTCCCAGATGACCGATGAAGACCAGGAGCACGCGGCATGA
- a CDS encoding ABC transporter ATP-binding protein, whose product MRGMAAGGPPQKPVAFGKSLKRILGLMAPDRIRMTWVVILAAVSVVLSVLAPKLLGHATDVIFNGVAGTMFKGFPAGTTKAEVLAALRAKGQGQVADMLGGMNFVPGQGLDFNALGWILIGVLALYLVAFFFNWSQGYITAGVVQRAMYRLRQRIEEKLDRLPMSHFQEQSRGDVLSKVTNDIDNFSQTLTQTLTQVLTSVLTVVGVLAFMFSISWILAIIALVTVPIVALITVAIAKRSRVQFTTQWKTTGQLNGHVEEMFTGHEIVKAFGQQEAAIEKFAVSNDRLYASSAKAQFISGIIMPSMNFISNLNYVIVAVIGGIQVASGTLTIGSVQAFIQYSRQFSQPMAQIGSMFNLLQSGVASAERVFELLDAKEQDPDHVPAQTITNPKGRVVFENVNFSYSPDEPLIQDLSLVAEPGQTVAIVGPTGAGKTTLVNLLMRFYDIDSGRITIDGVDTAKMARDDLRRRFGMVLQDAWLFGGTIRDNLAYGKLDATEEEITAAAEATHVDHFVRALPDGYNTVLTDDGAGLSTGQRQLMTIARAWVADPGILILDEATSSVDTRTEVLIRQAMNRLRESRTSFVIAHRLSTIRDADLILVMDHGRIVEQGTHEDLLSDNGFYYDLYMSQFADPVVEETSTP is encoded by the coding sequence ATGAGGGGAATGGCTGCCGGCGGACCGCCGCAAAAGCCCGTCGCATTCGGCAAGAGCCTCAAGCGGATCCTGGGCCTCATGGCGCCGGACCGGATCCGGATGACCTGGGTCGTAATCCTGGCGGCCGTCTCCGTGGTGCTGTCCGTGCTGGCGCCGAAACTGCTGGGCCACGCCACCGACGTGATCTTCAATGGCGTGGCCGGGACCATGTTCAAGGGCTTCCCGGCCGGCACCACCAAGGCCGAAGTCCTGGCCGCCCTGCGCGCCAAGGGCCAGGGGCAGGTCGCGGACATGCTCGGCGGCATGAACTTCGTGCCCGGGCAGGGCCTGGACTTCAACGCGCTCGGCTGGATCCTCATCGGCGTGCTGGCACTGTACCTGGTGGCGTTCTTCTTCAACTGGTCCCAGGGCTACATCACCGCCGGCGTGGTCCAGCGGGCCATGTACCGGCTGCGGCAGCGGATCGAGGAGAAGCTCGACCGGCTGCCGATGTCGCACTTCCAGGAGCAGTCCCGCGGCGACGTGTTGTCGAAGGTCACCAACGACATCGACAACTTCTCCCAAACGCTGACCCAAACGCTGACGCAGGTGCTGACCTCCGTGCTGACGGTGGTGGGCGTGCTCGCCTTCATGTTCTCGATCTCCTGGATCCTGGCCATCATCGCGCTCGTCACGGTCCCGATCGTCGCGTTGATCACCGTCGCGATCGCCAAACGGTCCCGCGTGCAGTTCACCACGCAGTGGAAGACCACCGGCCAACTCAACGGGCACGTCGAGGAAATGTTCACGGGCCACGAGATCGTCAAGGCATTCGGCCAGCAGGAAGCGGCCATTGAAAAGTTCGCCGTCTCCAACGACCGCCTCTACGCCTCCAGCGCCAAGGCCCAGTTCATCTCCGGCATCATCATGCCGTCCATGAACTTCATCTCCAACCTCAACTACGTGATCGTCGCGGTGATCGGTGGCATCCAGGTGGCCTCCGGCACCCTGACGATCGGCAGCGTGCAGGCGTTCATCCAGTACTCACGCCAATTCAGCCAGCCCATGGCGCAGATCGGCTCCATGTTCAACCTCCTCCAGTCCGGCGTCGCGTCGGCCGAGCGGGTGTTCGAGCTGCTCGACGCGAAGGAGCAGGACCCCGACCACGTGCCCGCACAAACCATCACCAACCCCAAGGGCCGGGTGGTGTTCGAGAACGTGAACTTCAGCTACAGCCCGGACGAGCCGCTCATCCAGGACCTCTCGCTCGTGGCCGAGCCCGGCCAGACGGTCGCGATCGTCGGGCCCACGGGCGCCGGGAAGACGACGCTCGTGAACCTGCTCATGCGCTTCTACGACATCGACTCCGGGCGGATCACGATCGACGGCGTCGACACCGCCAAGATGGCCCGCGACGACCTCCGCCGCCGCTTCGGCATGGTCCTGCAGGACGCCTGGCTGTTCGGCGGCACCATCCGGGACAACCTGGCCTACGGCAAACTCGACGCCACGGAGGAGGAGATCACCGCCGCCGCCGAGGCAACCCACGTGGACCACTTCGTCCGGGCCCTTCCCGACGGCTACAACACCGTGCTGACCGACGACGGCGCGGGGCTCAGCACCGGCCAGCGCCAGCTCATGACGATCGCCCGGGCCTGGGTTGCCGACCCCGGCATCCTGATCCTCGACGAGGCCACGAGCTCCGTTGACACCCGCACCGAGGTGCTGATCCGGCAGGCCATGAACCGGCTGCGGGAATCCCGCACGAGCTTTGTCATCGCCCACCGGCTCTCCACGATTCGCGACGCCGACCTGATCCTCGTCATGGACCACGGCCGGATTGTGGAACAGGGAACCCACGAGGACCTCCTCTCCGACAACGGTTTCTACTACGATCTGTACATGAGCCAATTTGCGGATCCCGTGGTGGAGGAAACAAGCACGCCATGA